One stretch of Suricata suricatta isolate VVHF042 chromosome 13, meerkat_22Aug2017_6uvM2_HiC, whole genome shotgun sequence DNA includes these proteins:
- the LOC115276957 gene encoding neutrophil gelatinase-associated lipocalin-like yields MFLNPEVMVLGLLWLSFTILVVLQIQARDSPPNLIPAPLLQMLPLQPDFQNELYMQVGYIFRTSTWNRRYDQWFGTFIPNWQPGQFKLVNLERYPGIQDYTARVVATDYNQSAMVFFKKYHNNQAYFNVNLYGRTKRLTQELKENFIRFAKSLGLTDDHIIILLIPIGNH; encoded by the exons ATGTTCCTCAACCCTGAAGTCATGGTCCTAGGTCTCCTGTGGCTGAGCTTTACCATCCTTGTGGTCCTGCAGATCCAGGCCCGGGACTCCCCCCCAAACTTGATCCCAGCCCCGCTTCTGCAGATGCTCCCTCTGCAGCCTGACTTCCAGAATGAGCTG TACATGCAAGTTGGGTACATCTTCAGGACCTCTAcatg GAACCGGCGCTATGACCAGTGGTTCGGAACCTTCATCCCAAATTGGCAGCCAGGCCAATTCAAACTGGTCAACCTTGAGC GTTACCCTGGAATACAGGACTACACTGCACGAGTGGTGGCCACAGACTACAACCAGTCTGCCATGGTGTTCTTCAAGAAATATCACAACAACCAGGCATACTTCAACGTCAACCTCTATG GGAGGACCAAGAGGCTGACGCAGGAGCTGAAGGAAAACTTCATCAGATTCGCAAAATCCCTTGGCCTCACCGATGACCACATTATCATCTTACTTATACCCATTGGTAATCATTag